From the Lysobacter soyae genome, the window GCTCGGCCTGCCCTCGTCGTCCTCGCACGCCCTGATCGGCGGGCTCTGCGGCGCGGCGCTCTCTGCCTCGAATCTCAATTGGCATGCCCTGATTTGGACCCAAACCAGCGCAGAAGGCTGGACCCACAACAAGGGCATTCTGTGGAAAGTGGTGCTGCCGATGGTGTCCTCACCACTGGCGGGCTTCTTGCTCGGCGTGCTGATTTTGGCCTTCCTCTACGCCATCATCGCGGGCCTGAAAAAAGTCCCGGGACCGATCGGCCGTCTGAGCCGTCCGCGCTGGGTCAATGCGTTCTTCGGCAAAGCGCAGCTGGCCTCGGCCGCTTACATGGGCTTTGCCCACGGCAGCAATGACGCGCAAAAGACCATGGGCATCATTGCTCTGGCCCTGTTCGGCGCCCAAGCCGCCGGCACGCTCGACACCCTGCCGCCGTGGCTCGCCTTCCTGCATCCGAGCAGCAGCGACAACGCCCATATCGACAGCTGGATTATTGCCACCTGTGCCCTGGTGATGGCCGCCGGTACCGCTGCGGGCGGTTGGCGCATCATCAAGACCCTCGGCCACAAGATGGTGAAACTGCAGCCCATCGACGGCTTCGCTGCGGAAACCGCCTCGGCCACCATTCTGGTGACCGCCGCCCACTTCGGCATGCCGGTCTCCACCACCCACAGCATCTCGACCGCGATCATGGGCGTGGGCTTTGGCAAGAATCCGCGTGCGCTCAAGATCACCGTCATTGAACGCATCATTTGGGCGTGGATTTTGACGATCCCGGCCGCAGCCAGCGTGGCGTATTTGCTTTACAAACTGGTGGAACGGTTGGGCTGGGCGTAGACCTTACTTGCCGAACTGCAATTCCCGGCGCGTCACCACACAAGACTCGACATCGGCCGACGGGGTGAACAAAAAGCCGTCGTGCCCGTCGGTGTCCTGCATTGCCGACATGCCCTCGCCCCAAGGCCCGACGTAGTTGTAGCCACCCTCACGCGCTTGCAATGCGGTGTTGCAATGCTGCGGCACATGGCGGGTTTCGAGTAGCACATAGTCACAGCCAGAGGTACCGCGCGGCACGAAGGTGACATGCAACTGGGTGCGCTCGCCCTTTTCATCCAAGACCGCCACCGCGACGACGAAGGGTTTGCTATCGCCTTTGCTCACGTCGCTGGCGTCAGCGCTGCTATCACGCGCATCGGCGAGGTAGCGCTTTTCGATATCGTCGATTTCGACTTTGCAGCGGGTGAAACCGGCCTTCTCCGCCATGTCCTTGATTTGGTCCGCCCGCACCACAGACGGTGTCGCACACGCACACACAAGTGCCGCAGCCACGGCGCCATTGAAAAGCTTCATGAAATTGCCCGGTTGTCTCCCTCGAAGGCGGCATCATGACGAAGTCGAGGACAAAGTACAAGCGCTTGAAAAATTCAGGCTGACGTCCGAACTAAAAGTTCGGTGGCACTTTTCTGCCTATTCCTCAAAGGCGACCGTCTGACTCGCTTCGCGACAAGACATGTTTGACGTCATAGATCACCGATCGTTCCGGTTTACCGAAAGCGCGGACGCCCTTCGCGCCCATTGATTTGAACTCTTGGTGGCCGACAGCAATGACGACAGCATCGTAGCTATTGAGCGCTGGCGAACTTACCAGATCGATTCCATGCTCCCTTGCCGCCTCGGCAGGTTCAACCCAAGGGTCATGGACATCCACATTCGCATTGCAATCTTGAAGGGACCGAATGATGTCCAAGACACGTGTATTGCGCAGATCCGGACAGTTTTCTTTGAATGCCAAACCAAGTATCAAGATGCGCGCACCAACGGGATTGATACCTTCGCGAACCATCAATTTGATGGTTTCATCAGCAACATATTGACCCATGCTCTCGTTGTTTCGACGCGCCGCAATTAGCAGGTCCGGGTAATAACCAACGCTTTGCGCTTTTTGGATCAAGTAATACGGATCGACGCCAATACAATGCCCGCCGACCAATCCTGGCTTGAATGGCAGGAAATTCCACTTGGTCGCTGCCGCGTCAAGGACTTCTTCTGTATCAATACCCAGCCGGTTGAATATTTTTGCAAATTCATTCACCAATGCGATGTTGGCATCGCGTTGGGTATTTTCGATGACTTTCGAAGCCTCTGCGACTTTGATCGACGATGCTTTAAACGTTCCTGCGGTGACCACTTCTGCGTAAAGCGCATCAACGAAATCCGCAACATCAGGGTTAGAGCCCGATGTGACTTTTGTAATTGAGTCAATTCGATGAAACTTGTCGCCAGGATTGATCCGCTCAGGCGAATACCCCACGGAGAAGCTCTGGCGTGAGTCGCCACTGCCGGCATTGCCGTCGTATTCGAGACCTGAGCATCGTTCCAATACCGGCACGCACACCTCTTCGGTGCACCCCGGGTAAACGGTACTCTCGTAGATGACGGTGTCCCCTGGCTTTAAGAGACGACCGATGGCTTCTGATGCACGAACAAGTGGCGAGAGGTCCGGTCGCTTGTCATCATCAATCGGGGTCGGCACCGTTACGACATATACGTTGCATTGCGCAATGTCGTCTAAAACACTGCTGAAGCTGAGTTGTGTTGCTTCAGAAAGTTCAGTGGCAGCTACCTCGAGCGTGGCGTCGTCGCCACTGCGGAGCGCCTCGACGCGCGCCTCTTGAATGTCATAGCCGATCGTTTTGAATTTGCGAGAGAAAGCCAACGCAAGCGGCAAACCCACGTACCCCAAGCCCACTACTGCTATGCGCACATCGTTGAGATCCATTGGTCGCGTCATTCAAACCCCAGTCGCCAGTCGACCGACCCACGTCAAGGTTCGGCACAAGGCACAATTATGACCGACGCGACACATCCACCGGGTCTATGGATTGAAAAGTCGTCTTGATTCCGGCGAAAGGTAGTCGGCAAACACACTTGCCGGCACGTCCACCCGCTGCACTCCGTCGGCATATCCAGCGACTTGATAGGGTGGGAAAATGAATGTGACGCCGATGACTTTTCCTTGTTCGTCCAACAATGGCTCAAAGTCCTGATAGTTCTCGGCTGAGGGCTGTGTGCCCGCCTCAACCAATGGTGTCAATTGGGCTAACAAGACAGCACTCTCCGCATCAGACAGTTTGTCCTCTTCGAATCGCGCTTGTGCTTGCTTCAGTAACGCGTCTTTTACAAAAGTCGAGACAGCAGCCCACCCAGCTGGCGATGTCACCAGATCATCGGAGGTCACCAATCGATTCCCGGCAATATCCCAAACAAACCGTCGAATCAGTGCGTTGCCATGCTCACCGCCGGTGTACATGCTGCCGTCGGCCGAGAAGGTGCGCACGCTGGTGCTTTGTCCGGGCAGTTCGCGGAATTCCAAGCTGAGGTCGTAGGGCGAGCCGGGGGCGCCCGGTTTGATGTCTTTCGCGGCCGTGATCAGGCGGTCACGCGAGGCATCGGCGAAGGCTTTGATCTCAGCCTTCAACGGTACCGGGATCGCCACATCTTTCGGGAAGGTGATGCCGATCAGATAGGTGGGTTTTTGTTCAATGATGTCGACCAAGGCGACATCGGCTGCGGCGGCGGTCGTCGCAGCGGGCTTTGCCGGGTCCTGCATGGGTGTGGCGCCGTCTTTCTTGCAGCCCCCCAAGCTCAGCAAGAGCGTGGCCGCCAGCGACCCGCCGAGCAGGTATTGCTTGAAACGCTTTACTGGCATCAGTTGGCTTTCCGCAGCGCTTCGTATTCGGGATGCCGGCGCATATAGGCATCAGAGTAAGAACAGGCCGGTATCACTTTGAGGTTTTGCGCACGTGCGTGTTCCAAGGCCGCTTTGACCAAGTCGCCGGCGATGCCACGGCCACCGATTTCGCTGGGCACGATGGTGTGGTCGATTGAGAGCGCGTCGCCTTGCAGGCTGTATTCAAGATAACCGGTCACCCCGTCGACCTCGGTCTCGAAGCGGCGGCGTGCGGTGTCATGTTGGATGTTCGAAGTCATGATTTCCTCTGGGGATGTCTGCGTCGGCCACAGTGACCCGAATTGATGGGGCTATTCTCAACAACGTCACATCTAGAGAATGTGAGCGTTGTGTGTAGAAAACACCCGTTACACTCCGGATTGCCCGATTTGGAACCTCGAAACATGAAGAAATTCGTCCTCGCGCTTGGCCTCACTTGTGCTGTGACACCGTTGTGGGCCGCGAGTTCCACCGACCTGCGCACGACGGCGGAGAAAAGCGGATTCAAGGTGACCGGCCGCTATGACGAAACCATCGCCCTGTGCGAGGCCTTCGAAACGCACTACCCCGGCAAGGTCGACTGCGCCAGTTTCGGCACCACGCCGGAAGGGCGGCCGCAGATGCGCATGGTGATTTCGCCGGCGGGGTATCTCACGCCTGATGCGGCCCGTGCGCACAAGCAAACGGTGTTGTTGATTCAGGGCGGCATTCATGCCGGTGAAATCGACGGCAAAGATGCGGGCTTCCAAGTGTTCCGGCAGATGCTGGACGGCGAGCTTGGCGCCGACGTGTTGAAAAACGTGGTAGTGGTGTTTGTGCCGGTGTTCAACGTCGATGGCCATGAGAACTTTCGTGCGTGGAACCGGCCGAATCAGCGCGGCCCTGAAGAAATGGGCTTTCGCACCACCGCGCAACGGCTCAATTTGAACCGCGATTATTTGAAAGCCGATGCGCCGGAGATGCGGGCGATGTTGGGTCTGGTGCGCACATGGGATCCGGCTGCCGAGATGGATTTGCATGTCACTGACGGGGCGAAGTTCCAGCACGACATTTCGATAACGGCGGAGCCGGTGAATTCCGGTGATGCGGATCAACAGGTGCTGGGGCGTGCCGTGCGCGACTCGGTGATTGCGGAATTGTCGGCCGCGGGCAACAAGCCGGTGGATTTCTATCCGAGCTTTGATGATTCGGAGGATCCGGATTCGGGCTTTACTGATAGCGTGAGTCCGCCGCGTTTTTCCAATGGCTATTTCGTGCTGCGCAATCGCATCGGTATCTTGGTCGAGACGCACTCCTGGCGTACGTATCCGGAACGTGTGGCATCCACGCGCACGTCGATCATCGGTCTGGTGAAGGCGGCCGCACGCGATGGTGCCAAGTGGCAGGCGCGAATGGCGGCGGCGGATGCTCGCGCAGCGGACATGGGCGGTACCCGCGTACCGGTCACATACAAGACCAGTGACATCGCGCGACCGATCGACTTCCTCGGCTATGCCTTCACGCGCACACGCTCACCCATTTCCGGCGACTTGATGACCCGCTACGACGAGACCAAACCGCAGGTGTGGACCGTGCCTTTGCGTGACAAGGTGTCGCCAGAGGGTTTTGTGCAAGCGCCGAAGTCGGGCTATGTGGTGTTGGCGGCTTGGGCGCCGTATGTGCGACCTGTGTTGGACGCGCATGGCGTGACCTACTCGGTGCGCAAGGCCGCGGAAGCCTCGGCGCCGGTTGAGTCGTTCCGTGCCGAGAGCGCGACGTTTGCGAAGAATTCGTTTGAGGGTCGGCAGCGTTTGAGCTTGACGGGTGACTGGAAGAACGAACGTATGAACATTCCGGCCGGCAGCTTGTTCGTTCCCGTCAATCAGCCGTTGGCGCGCGTGGTGATCAACTTGTTTGAACCGATGGCGCCGGACGCCTTGGTCGGATGGGGCGTGTTCAACAACGCCTTCGAAAGCAAGGAATACATGGAAGCCTATGTGGCCGAAGAAGAAGCTGAGAAGATGCTCGCGCGCGACCCGGGGCTGAAAAAAGCCTTTGAAGCGAAACTGGCCAGCGATCCCGCCTTCGCCAAATCGCCGTCGGCACGTTTGGATTTCTTCTATCGCCGTCATGCCGCCTACGACCGCAATTACAACCTCTACCCCGTCCTGCGCACTGACGTGAAAACCAAATGAGGCGATCTTCGAACAATGTTTGGGTGATGCTGGTGCTCGCGGCGCTGGTGGCGGCTTGGCTGTTTTTGCGCCCGGCGCCGACACCGCCATCTTTCCCGCAAACCACGCCGACGGAAACGCGCGGCACCAACACTGATACCCAGGGTCTGCCGCCGGAAGCGATTGAGACGCTGCGCAAGATTCGCAACGGTGAGCAGCTGCCCTACCGACGCGATGGCGTGGTGTTTGAGAATCGCGAGCGTTTGCTGCCACAGAAGCCGCGCGGCTACTACCACGAGTACACCGTGCCGACGCCGGGTGCGAAAACGCGCGGGGCGCGCCGCATCGTGACCGGGGGTGATCCGCCCGAGGTTTGGTATTACAGTGCCGACCATTACCGCAGCTTCCAGCAAATCACGCCATGACCGCTTCAGACGACGCCCTGCCCTTTGCACCGCCCGATCTGCTGCATGGTCATGCCATCAGCCTGATTGACCGCCACCAGGTGCCCGACCTGTTGAAGGCCTGTGCAGAGCTGGAAATCACCCCGATTGAGGTGTTGGTGCGCGGCTCGCTGGACAAACAGACCTTGCTGCAGGCGTTTGCCCAAGGGATGCGTTATCCGGATTTTGAAAACTTCGGTTTCAACTGGGACGCCTTTGAAGACGCCATCAACGATTTGTCATGGTTGCCGGGATCGGGCTTTGCCGTGGTCTTCAAAACGCAGGATCAGGCGGCGCGCTCTGATCAGGATGACTTGCACATGCTGCGCGAGATCCTGACCCAAGCCCATGTGAATTGGGCCGCATCGGAAGTGCCGTTCCGCACCTATGTCGTGAACGGCAGCCCGCATCATTAACGACGCGCTTGGGCCGACTGCGTCACGATGATGCGTTCGGCCAAGACCTCGTTGCCCATCGGGCGACCATCGATGCGGATCATGTCGCCGGCTTCCAATTGGTCGGCGGTGTAGCGCTGGCCTGAGGGGGCGACGCGACTGCCCTGATATTCCACGATGGTGTATGGGTCGTAGCGCACGTATTCGCGCGTACCGGTGTAGCCGCCGCGGGTGTATTCCAACACTTTGGCCTGCACATTGTTGCGGGCGACGGCGCCCGTGATGCCATTGGCCACCGTCGGCGAGCGCGCGCCGTTGTAAGTGCCCGGCAGGCTCGAGCCAGTGTCGCCACGCACATTGCGCAGTACTTCGATGTCCTGTGCGTAATAGCGACCATCACCGATGGCGCGGAACTGCACGCGGATGCCATCGCCGCGTTCCAACCCCGACGGATCGGCTTGCTGGCCTTGGTAAATCAGGCGGCTGTAGCGGTCGTAGACCAGCTCGAGATAGGCACCGCGCGTGGTGCGCAGTCGGAAGCGGCCGTTGTTAGGGTCATTGGATTCGACCGTACCGTTCTCGGTTTGCAACGGCGCATTGGTCGGATAGCCGTTGTCGGGATAGCGGTTATCGGGGTAGCCCTGACCCGGATAGTTCTGGCCATACCCTCCCCCGTTCGAAGGGTAGTTGCCACCCAGGCTGACACACGCCGACAATGACATCGCGCCAAGCGCAAGCAGACTCGTCTTCAACAGGCGTACGGACATGGTGGCTTCTCCTTGGGATTCCTGCCCTTTTTAGGGGGATCGGCGTGAAAGCCACATCACTTTGAACGCCCGTTCAAGCGTCCATTCACTTTGAGGCGTACACTATGTGCCCGCGAAGTGTCCTTCCCTTCGCACGAGGCACCACCCATGAGTACAGAAACCGCACCCCCCTCCTTCACCGATCTGGGTCTTTCCGAAGGCCTGCTCAAAGCATTGAGCGACGTGGGCTATGAAACCCCGTCGCCGATTCAGGCGGCAACGATTCCGCCGTTGATGGCAGGGCGCGACGTGCTTGGCCAAGCGCAAACGGGCACCGGCAAGACTGCCGCCTTCGCGTTGCCGACCTTGTCCAACATCGATCCGAAAATCAACAAGACCCAGGTCTTGGTGCTGGCGCCGACGCGCGAGCTCGCCATTCAAGTCAGTGAAGCCTTCCACAAGTACGCCAAGCATTTGCCTGGTTTCAATGTGGTGCCGATTTACGGCGGCCAAAGCTATACCCCGCAGCTCAATGCGCTCAAGCGCGGTGCCCATGTGGTGGTGGGTACCCCGGGTCGCGTCATCGACCATCTCAACAAGGGTTCGTTGGATCTGTCGGCCTTGAAAGCGCTGGTGCTCGACGAAGCCGATGAAATGTTGCGCATGGGCTTCATTGACGACGTCGAAGAAGTGCTGAAGAAGACGCCGGACGGCCGCCAAGTGGCGCTGTTCTCGGCGACCATGCCGGCGCAGATCCGTCGCATCGCGCAAACCTATTTGCGTGAGCCGGTGGAAGTGACCATCAAGTCGACCACCACCACTTCAGCCAATATCAACCAGCGCTATTGGGCGGTGAGTGGCGTGCACAAGTTGGATGCGCTGACCCGCATTCTTGAAGCCGAACCTTTCGACGGCATGATCATCTTCTCGCGGACCAAGATCGGTACCGAAGAGTTGGCGGAAAAGTTGTCGGCGCGCGGTATTGCCGCGGCGGCGATCAATGGCGACATGGATCAAAAGGCGCGCGAGCGCACTATTCAACGCCTGAAAGACGGCAACATTGATGTGTTGGTGGCCACCGACGTGGCGGCACGCGGTCTCGACGTGGAACGCATCAGCCACGTGTTGAACTACGACATCCCCTACGACACCGAAAGCTATGTGCACCGGATCGGTCGTACCGGTCGTGCCGGCCGCAAGGGCGATGCGATCTTGTTCGTGACGCCGCGTGAGAAAGGCATGTTGCGTGCAATCGAACGCGCCACCCGCCAAACCATCGAACCGATGGCTTTGCCGACCGTTGCCGCGGTGAACGAACGCCGCGTCGAAAAATTCTTCGAGAAAGTGACTTCCGCGTTGGAATCGGAAGGCGCACAAAAATTGAAGGAAATGCTCGAGCAGTTCGAACGCGAACGCAATATTCCGATGTCGGAAATTGCGGCCGCGCTCGCGCACTTGGTGCAAGGCAAGAAGCCTTTGTTGTTGGATGCCCGCGAAGAAGCGGCCTCGGCGAAAGGCTTCTCGTCCGACCATCCGGAACGCGCCAGCCGCAAGGAACGCTTCGGCAGCGACGGTGATCGCCCGGAACGCAAACCGCGCGCACCGCGTAACGAAGGCCCGATCGACGACGTCCCGATGGAAACCTTCCGCATCGATGTCGGCCACGCCCACATGGTGAAGCCCGGCAACATTGTCGGCGCGATTGCCAACGAAGCGGAAATCGACGCACGCCACATCGGCCGCGTGGACATCCGCAACGACTATTCCTTGGTCGACTTGCCCAAAGGCATGCCGGACGAATTGCTCACGTACATGAAGAAAGTGCGCGTCGGCGGCCGCCCGATCCAACTCCGCCTCGCCACCGACGACGACATCAACGCCCCGTCCTTCCGCCCCCGCAAAGGCAAGCCCGAAGGCGGCTTCGGCCAACGCGAAGGCGGCTACCCCCCGCGCGGCCCGAAGAAATTCGGCGGCGGCAAGTTCGGCGGCGGCAAAAAATACTGACCTCTTTTTCCCTTCTCCACAAAGTGGAGAAGGTGCCCCTGAAAGGGGCGGATGAGGCGCTCTACTTAAGGCAACGGCAACCCAAAAGCCTGCGCAAACAACCAATAAGCCACCGCCGCCATCCCGATCCACAAGGCCAGCTTGATCGCAAAACTGATCGTCTTCATCGCCAGCCACAGCATCAAGACCAGAACGGCAATCGCCACCCAACTCATGCCGGACCGTCCTTACTAGAGGCGAACTTAACCCCTTCCATCGGCTTCAACGCCGGGTCCAGCGCCACACGCTCATCGAACACGAAGCACCCGCCGGTATAACGCGTGCCACCCACGTCTTCGAAGTAACGCAGGATGCCACCTTCAAGCTGCGTGACATTCTCAAATCCAGCTGATTCGAGAAACGGTGCGGCCTTCTCGCAGCGCACCCCACCCGTGCAAAAGCTCACGATGCGCCGTCCTTCCAACCGTTCACGCACGGATTCGACCGCGGCCGGAAAATCATTGAACTTGTCGATGGGCAAAGTGACGGCATCTGTAAACGTACCGAATGCGATCTCCTGCTGATTGCGCGTATCAAGCATCACCACTTCCCGCCCATCATCGTCATGCCCCTGCGCAAACCAACGCGCGAGTGTTTCGGGCAACACGGCAGCACTTCGCGCTTCACCCGTCCCGGCGGGTCGGCCCGCAAACGAGATGATCTCGCGCTTCTGCTTCACCTTCAGACGCTGGAACGGCACGGTCTCACTCCAACTGCGCTTGGCCACCAAACCCTTGAAACGCGCATCGGCGTCCACCGCGGCCAAATAATCGTCAACGTCCTTTTCCACGCCGGCGAGAAACATGTTCACGCCTTCCGGCGCAACCAACACCGTGCCCATCAAGTCATGCGCCTCACACAGCGAACAAATCCACGCAGCCGTTTCAGGCACGTCTTGGATGTCAACGAAGTGATAAGCCGCGATATTCAGAATCATCCCAACATTTTACCGCCCGAGCTCCCCTCTTCTCCACAAAGTGGAGAAGGTGCCCCTGAAAGGGGCGGATGAGGCGCTCTTCTAAGCAGCAGCCGAGAAAAGCAAAGGCAACAGCGCCTCACCCGGCGCTCCGCGCCACCCTCTCCACTTTGTGGAGAGGGGAAAGGCTGCAAAGGGGAGGATTCTTACGCGCGCACAGGCGTCTGCCGATAGTTGAATGCCCTTGCGCGATGAATCCTAGCGGCATGGAAAACGCTACGAATCTCCAAAAGGCCATCACCCACCACCGTGCGGTGCGTCTTCGCAAAAGCATGACCGATGCCGAAAGACTGATTTGGTTCCATCTACGTGACCGCCGCATGGCTGGCTTCAAGTTCAGACGTCAACATCCGATCGGTCCTTACATCGCAGACTTCGTCTGTTTCGAAACGCAGCTCGTTATCGAGTTGGACGGCGGTCAACACACGGTCGCCGGTGATTACGCGCGCAGGCGTTATTTGTGCCAGCAAGGATGGCGCGTATTGCGGTTTTGGAATGACGATGTGTTTTTGCGGCAGAGCGAAGTGCTGGAGGAAATTCATCGCCACCTGCTCCTCCCTTCTCCACAAAGTGGAGAAGGTGCCCCTGAAAGGGGCGGATGAGGCGCTTTATTGGTGGCAACCGCTAAAAGCAACGGCAAGAGCGCCTCACCCGGCGCTATGCGCCATCCTCTCCACTTTGTGGAGAGGGGAAGAGCGGTGAAGAGGGGATTTATTTGAAGGCGAAGGTGAAGGCAACGGCAGCGAGCAGGCAGGCGAAGGCTGCGAGGTGATTCCAGCGCAAAGTTTCGCCGAACATCAAATAGGCGAAGACGACGAAGACGGCCAGGGTGATGCATTCCTGGGCGATCTTCATTTGCGTCAGGCTAAGGTGCATGGCGCCGATGCGGTTACCGGGCACCATGAAGGTGTATTCGAACAAGGCCAAGCCCCAGCTGGCGAGGATGGCCAGCCACAGCGGGCTGCCTTTGAATTTGAGATGCCCATACCAGGCAAAATTCATGAAGACGTTCGACACCGTCAGCAACAGGATGAACTTCAAGGTGCCGGACATGGGGTTTAGTTTCCGCGCTTCGCGGCCGCGGCCGCGCGTTCGGCTTCATCTTTTTTCCACACGGCGATTTCCGGTTGGTCCTTCAAGACCTTGCCATGCGGGTCAAGTGTGTAAGACTCGAAAGGCTTGAGGTTGAAGCTGCCTTTGCCGCCGGTCATGGGCAGACGCAGCACGCGATCGCCCACGCGTACTTCGATCGGCAACGGGAAGGCTTTGCCGTTGGCGGCCTGCCACGTCACGTTGACGCGCTGGCCTTCTTGCGTGGCAACCAACGCCGGAATCTTGGCTTGGCGCACGTAGCCGTCGAAGAACCATCCCCATTGCTTGCCGGTGATACGGTTCACGATCGCCACGTAGTCGTCGGTGGTGGCATAACGCGGTTTGAAATTGCCGGGCTTGGGATCGTTGCGACCGTACACAAGCTCACGCATGCTGCGACGGAACGCCGCGTCACCGATTTGGCCGCGCAGGGTATGCAGCACCCACGCGCCCTTGTAGTAGATGTCGGTGCCCGGATCGACAGCTTCCGCGGCAGGTTCGCCATGCGGCCGTGATTTGCCGCTCACCATCGGATGCTCATTGCGAATGAGACCACGCTGACGCAGCATTTCGGCATCGCAGTTCACGTCGCCACGCAGCCATTGCAGATACAGCGGTTGCATGTACATGGCGAAGCCCTCGTGCAACCACATGTCATCCCAGTCGGCATTGGTGAGCTGATTGCCGAACCACTCGTGCGCGAACTCGTGGTTCATCAGCCAGTCGTAACCGTGGATGTCTTTCTTGTAGCCGTTGCCGTAGGCATTGATGGTTTGATGTTCCATGCCCAGGTGCGGTGTCTCGACCACCCCGACTTTGTCGTTCGGCCAAGGGTATGGGCCGACCACTTCTTCAAAGAAATCCAGAAACAATGGCAACTCTTGGAACAAGCCTTCCGCTTTGCGCTCATTGCCCTTCAAGAAATAAAACACCACCGGCAAGGTGTTGCCGAAGCGGCTCTTGTAGCTGGACTTCAAGGTGTCGTAGGGCGCGATGTTGAGCGCGATGGCGTAGATCGTCGGCTCGGTGGCTTTCCAGTCGAAGGTGGTCCAACCGTCTTTGCTGGATTCCCCGAGAAACACGCCGTTCGACGCTGCGACCAGGCCGGTGGGCACGCTGATGTGTTGGATCACCTGCTTGGGTTTTCCAATCGGATGATCGATGCACGGCCACAGCAAATCACAGCCCTCGCCTTCGACGGCGGTGGCGATCCACGGCTGCCCCGAAGGGGTTTTCGTCCAAACGATGCCGCCGTCCCAAGGGGCGCGTTTGGCCACTTGCGGACTGCCGGCATAGACGAGTTCAACAGTGAAGGCTTTCTGCGCGGCCGCTGCGACCGGAAAATGCAATCGCCCCTCGCTCCAGCGGTAATCCGACTTGGCCAGCTGCTTGCCATCCACACTCAGGCTGCTCAGCTTGTAACGCGGATCAAGCTCCACCGCGAATTGAGTGATGGCGCGCGTGGGCGTAAAGGTCAAACGCGCGTCGCCTGCAAGCGTTTGTTTGGCCGGGTCCACCTTGAACGACAACTCGGCGAGATCGAAACTGACCGCGCGTTGTTCCGGCGTCATGCCAAGACCTGAAGTGGCGGTGTAGTCACCTGCGAAAGCAGGCGCCGAAGCGCCTGCCAAAAGGATTGC encodes:
- a CDS encoding GNAT family N-acetyltransferase produces the protein MWPTQTSPEEIMTSNIQHDTARRRFETEVDGVTGYLEYSLQGDALSIDHTIVPSEIGGRGIAGDLVKAALEHARAQNLKVIPACSYSDAYMRRHPEYEALRKAN
- a CDS encoding inorganic phosphate transporter encodes the protein MLTLLLLVIFAALVFEFINGFHDTANSIATVVATKVLSPGKAVMLAASMNLVGAFFGTAVAKTISSGLIDADVVQVTSQVILCALMGGITWNLITWWLGLPSSSSHALIGGLCGAALSASNLNWHALIWTQTSAEGWTHNKGILWKVVLPMVSSPLAGFLLGVLILAFLYAIIAGLKKVPGPIGRLSRPRWVNAFFGKAQLASAAYMGFAHGSNDAQKTMGIIALALFGAQAAGTLDTLPPWLAFLHPSSSDNAHIDSWIIATCALVMAAGTAAGGWRIIKTLGHKMVKLQPIDGFAAETASATILVTAAHFGMPVSTTHSISTAIMGVGFGKNPRALKITVIERIIWAWILTIPAAASVAYLLYKLVERLGWA
- a CDS encoding nucleotide sugar dehydrogenase; translation: MDLNDVRIAVVGLGYVGLPLALAFSRKFKTIGYDIQEARVEALRSGDDATLEVAATELSEATQLSFSSVLDDIAQCNVYVVTVPTPIDDDKRPDLSPLVRASEAIGRLLKPGDTVIYESTVYPGCTEEVCVPVLERCSGLEYDGNAGSGDSRQSFSVGYSPERINPGDKFHRIDSITKVTSGSNPDVADFVDALYAEVVTAGTFKASSIKVAEASKVIENTQRDANIALVNEFAKIFNRLGIDTEEVLDAAATKWNFLPFKPGLVGGHCIGVDPYYLIQKAQSVGYYPDLLIAARRNNESMGQYVADETIKLMVREGINPVGARILILGLAFKENCPDLRNTRVLDIIRSLQDCNANVDVHDPWVEPAEAAREHGIDLVSSPALNSYDAVVIAVGHQEFKSMGAKGVRAFGKPERSVIYDVKHVLSRSESDGRL
- a CDS encoding M14 family zinc carboxypeptidase — translated: MKKFVLALGLTCAVTPLWAASSTDLRTTAEKSGFKVTGRYDETIALCEAFETHYPGKVDCASFGTTPEGRPQMRMVISPAGYLTPDAARAHKQTVLLIQGGIHAGEIDGKDAGFQVFRQMLDGELGADVLKNVVVVFVPVFNVDGHENFRAWNRPNQRGPEEMGFRTTAQRLNLNRDYLKADAPEMRAMLGLVRTWDPAAEMDLHVTDGAKFQHDISITAEPVNSGDADQQVLGRAVRDSVIAELSAAGNKPVDFYPSFDDSEDPDSGFTDSVSPPRFSNGYFVLRNRIGILVETHSWRTYPERVASTRTSIIGLVKAAARDGAKWQARMAAADARAADMGGTRVPVTYKTSDIARPIDFLGYAFTRTRSPISGDLMTRYDETKPQVWTVPLRDKVSPEGFVQAPKSGYVVLAAWAPYVRPVLDAHGVTYSVRKAAEASAPVESFRAESATFAKNSFEGRQRLSLTGDWKNERMNIPAGSLFVPVNQPLARVVINLFEPMAPDALVGWGVFNNAFESKEYMEAYVAEEEAEKMLARDPGLKKAFEAKLASDPAFAKSPSARLDFFYRRHAAYDRNYNLYPVLRTDVKTK
- a CDS encoding barstar family protein, which gives rise to MTASDDALPFAPPDLLHGHAISLIDRHQVPDLLKACAELEITPIEVLVRGSLDKQTLLQAFAQGMRYPDFENFGFNWDAFEDAINDLSWLPGSGFAVVFKTQDQAARSDQDDLHMLREILTQAHVNWAASEVPFRTYVVNGSPHH
- a CDS encoding ribonuclease domain-containing protein, with translation MRRSSNNVWVMLVLAALVAAWLFLRPAPTPPSFPQTTPTETRGTNTDTQGLPPEAIETLRKIRNGEQLPYRRDGVVFENRERLLPQKPRGYYHEYTVPTPGAKTRGARRIVTGGDPPEVWYYSADHYRSFQQITP
- a CDS encoding RsiV family protein; protein product: MPVKRFKQYLLGGSLAATLLLSLGGCKKDGATPMQDPAKPAATTAAAADVALVDIIEQKPTYLIGITFPKDVAIPVPLKAEIKAFADASRDRLITAAKDIKPGAPGSPYDLSLEFRELPGQSTSVRTFSADGSMYTGGEHGNALIRRFVWDIAGNRLVTSDDLVTSPAGWAAVSTFVKDALLKQAQARFEEDKLSDAESAVLLAQLTPLVEAGTQPSAENYQDFEPLLDEQGKVIGVTFIFPPYQVAGYADGVQRVDVPASVFADYLSPESRRLFNP